The genomic interval CACGGCGGCCACGGCGTCCGCGGAGCGATCGAACGCGACCACCTCGTGCCCGCCCCGGAGGAGCCTCCGGACCATGTTCCCGCCCATCTTTCCGAGCCCGACGAGTGCGATTTGCATGTGGTTTCTCTCTTGTGAGTGAATGTGGGCCGCTGGCCCGTGGCCGATTCGCGCGGGGCGAGCATATCTCGCACCTCGCGCAGGAGGTGCGCTCCACGTGTGAAAAAAGACGCAACCTCTTCCCGCGGGTTGTCATCGCACCTTACGTGGGCGAAAAAATTAGCACCAAACCGTACGAGAACCCCCTCCAGTCCATCCCCGCCGACGCTCCGTCCGAGCCCAAGCGCCCGAAGCCCCGAGGCTTTGCGGCCATGGACCCGGCGAAAGTCAGCGAGATCGCCCGCAAGGGCGGAAAAGCGGCCCACGCGGCCGGAACGGCGCACGAGTTTACCCCCGAAGAGGCCCGCGTCGCGGGAAAGAAGGGGGGGCTCGCGCCGCACTCGCGCCGGGGCACCCAAAAGGCCCCGCCGAGCGAGAAGCCCGGGCCGGGAATTTGACCTGATTTCCCTGGCTACGTAGGGTGTGGCATGTCCGGACTCCCCCCGGTGCGTGTCATGCACCCGCACATCGAGCTCAAGGCCGAGGACGGCGCCCCGTTCGTGCGAGGGACCCGCATCGCCGTGCGGCGCCTCTATGCGTGGCACAAGGGTGGCACCTCCGTCGAAACGCTGCTCCGCAGGTACCCGACGCTCGGGCCCGCGAGGCTCTTCGACGCCCTCGCCTTTGCGTACGACAACTTGGACCTCGTCGAAGCGGACCTCGCCCGCGAGCGCTCGCTCCTCGCCGAGACCGACCCGGACCGCCCCCCGGCCCCGATGAAACAAGCGAAGCTGCCTTTCTAGGGAGCTCGCTCGTGTCGCGGGGCCGGAAAACTTTTGTGCCCGCGAGCCGTCTCAGGCCCTCTACCGTTTTCGAGAGGCCCCATGACGACCGCCCCGACGAGCACCCCCGAGCCCACCCCTTCGTCCCTCGAGGTGGCGCCCGTCTTGGGCCGTCGCTCGAAAATGTTCGGTGTTTTCGCGGTGTTGGGGGCCCTCTTGGGAGGAGCCGCCGGGGTGCGGCTCGCCGATCGCGCCTCTCATCCGTCGGCCAAAGCGTCGGCCGAGCTCTCCGCCGAGGTGCTCGCGGTGAAGCGGGCATCGGCCGACAAGTCCTCCGGGCTGACCGTCGTCGAGCCGGGCCAATCCGCGCGAACCGTCGACGCGAGCGGACCTTTGGCGAAGGGCAGCGTCGTTCGGACGGACGCACGCACCCGCGCGCGCTTGCGGCTCTCGGACGGCTCGGAGCTCGTGCTCGACAGATCCTCGGAGCTCGCGATCGAGGGGGGGCCCCGGTCGGTGCGCCTCACCGAGGGCAGCGTGCTCGTCGAGGCCGCCCACGTCGAAGGCGCGCCGCCGCTCCGTCTCCTCGGTCCTCACGGGACGGTCTCGGTCATCGGGACGCGGCTCGTCCTCACCTCCACGGCGGAGCGAGCGAACGTCGAGGTGCTCCGCGGTGAGGTCGACGTCGACGCGCCGATGGGGCGTTCGAAGGTCCTCGCCGGTCAAGAGGCCGTGCTCGTCAAAGGACAGCGCCCCGAGGTCGTCCCAGCCACCGACATGGCCCGACGCTCGGCCTTCGGTGAAGCGTTCCTTACGCACAACGAGGACACCGAAGGCGACGTGGCGGGCCTCGGAGAGCTTCGGGCCAAGAAGCCCGGAAAGACCGAGGAGAAAGATCGCGCGGTACGGCTCGCGCGGCACGACGTGAAGGTCCGCGTGGCCGGCGCCGTCGCCCGAACCGAGATCGAAGAGGTCTTCACGAACGACACCGACGACGAGCTCGAGGGGCTCTATCGCTTTCCTTTGCCCCCGAGCGCACAGATCGAGAAGCTCGCGCTCGACGTCGACGGCAAGCTCGTCGACGGGGAGTTCGTGGACGCGTCGCGCGCACAGGCCATCTGGCGCGGGGTCATCCACAACGCGGCTCCCACGGCCCCGAAGCCTCGCGAGGAGTGGGTGTGGGTGCCCGGGCCTTGGCGGGACCCGGCTCTCCTCGAGTGGAAACGCGGTGGCCGCTTCGAGCTCAAAATCTTCCCGATCCCGAAGCGCGGCTCGCGGCGGGTCGTGATCGCGTACACCGAAGCGGTCGCGCCGTCGTCCGGCGTGCGGCGGTACACCTATCCGCTCCCCCACGGCACGGCGAGCGACATGCCTCCCTTCGCCATGCACGTCGACGCGAAGGTCGTCGGGTTCGAAGGGGCCGACGGCGTGCGCGCCCGAGGCTACGAGCTGACACGCGGGGGTGGAGCGACCGAGGTCACGCTCACCATGGATGACGCGGCGTTCCGGCCGTCGGGGGATCTGGTCTTGGAGTACACGACCGCCGACAAGGCGAGCCCCATGTCGTCGTACGCGTTTCGGAGCCCGGCCCACGACGGCAAGCCGGGGGACACTTACGCGGCCTTCGCGTTGCGACCCTCCCTGCCCAAGTGGAGCGACGTGAGGCCACGCGATCAGGTCGTCGTCATCGACTCCGGGCGCGCGATGTTCGGGGAGAGGTTCTTGCGCGCGCGCCGGCTGGCCGTGCAGATGATCCAGGAGATGGACCGCCGCGATCGGGTCACGGTGCTCGCGTGCGATCTGCGCTGCAAACCGCTCGCGTCGGGGTTCGTCGGGCCAGGGGCGGCGGCCGCTCACGACGTCGACGCGTTCCTCTCGGCCATCACCCCCGACGGCGCGTCCGATCTCGTGGGCGCCGTGGGCGCAGCGGCGCGGGTCGACGGCCACGACGGGGCCCGGGATCTCCGCGTGACCGTCCTCTCCACGGGGAACGCGACCGCTGGGCACAAGGCGCTCTCACGCGTGGCCGCGGAGGTGCGCGACCGGATCGGCGCGGGAGCGCACACGCAGGTGTCGGCCGTGCCCATCGGCGGAGACTCCGACACGGCGTTTCTGTCCGAGCTGACGAAGGGCGGCGGCGGGGTCGTCGTGCCGTACCAACCGGGCGAGACCCTCGCGTCGGCGGCTCTCGCCGTGCTGAACGCGTCGTACGGGACCGTGCTGCGCGATCCGGTGCTCGTGCTCCCCGAAGGGCTCGTCGAGGCCGCGCCGGCCGTGTTGCCTCCGCTCCGCGCGGGGGGCGAGGCGCTCTTGGCGGCGAAGATGCTCCGTGAGCGGGTCGACGGGGACGTGATCCTCCGGGGGACGGTGGGAGGAGAGCCCTTCGAGCAGAAGATCCCTGTCTCTCTCGTGGCGACGGACGCCCCGGGAAATGCATTCGTTCCGAGGGTTTACGCTCAGTACCGCATCGCGGATCGGGAGCTTCAGCCCGGCGACGCCGCGCGCGCCGAGGCCGTCGACCTGTCGAAGCGTTTCGCCGTGCCGAGCCGCTTCACGTCGCTCCTCGTCCTCGAGAGCGAGGCCATGTTCCAGGCCTTCGGCGTCGGTCGAACGAAGCGCACCGAGGCGAGCTTCACAGGCGACGACGTCGCGCGAGGGGACGTGGCGCAGCCTCTCGCCCGCGAGTCCGACAAAGACGAATCCGGGCTCGGCGGCGCCCTCGCCCTCGCGGACAGCGAGCCGTCGTCGAAGGCGAAGGAGAGCCGAGCGGCCGCGCCCGCCGCGCGCCCTGCGCCTACCCAGGCCGCGCAAGAGGTCGCTCCGCAAGGGGGCTCCGGCGTGGGTCGCCCACGAGGTCCGGTCCCCTTCGAGCCCGAGAAGAAGGCGGCCGCGCCGCGCGACGACTGGGGCGGGGGCTTCGGGCGTCGTGGCGGTGGGGAGTGGATGAGGCGGGTCTGGCGGCGCGTGGCCGTGGTCCACGAGGGCGCGGGCAGCCCCGTCCCGGCCGAGAAGGTGTCGGCGGCGAGGGCAGCGCTCGCCGCGGCGCCCGACGAACGCAACCGCCATCGTGAGCTCGCGAAGCTCCTCGCCCAGACGAACGACCTCGACGAGCTCGATGCCGTGCTCACCAAGTGGAACGAGCGCGATCCGCTGGACGCCGACGCGATCGCCTGGAGGGCCGATCTCGTCGCTCGCCGCGGCGATCGCGCGGGAGCCATGCGCATCCTCACGGGCGCGCTCTCCTCGCCCACGCTCTCCTCGAAAGACGCGGCGAAGCTCGCGCGTGCCTCGGCCGAAGCCTACGAGCGCACGGGGGACCTCGCCTCGGCGTGTGCCCTCCGGGTCACGGTCTCCGATCTCCTCCCCGAGGACGTCGACGCGGCCGGCCGAGCCATGCGCTGCGAGGAAGCCAACGGTCGGCCTAAATCATCGGAACGAATTAGGATTCCGTTCGCCGTGAAGCCACGGGAGGGAGCGCTCGCCTCCGTGCTCACGCGCCTCGCTCAGGAAAAGAACGAGCCGCCGCACGGAGACGTCGTCGTGAGCGCCACGTGGGAAGGAGGCGAGGACCTCGACCTCGCCATCGTGGACCCGAGCGGTGGTCGAGCCTCGGTCGTGACGCGTCTTCCGGGGCTCCACGTGGCGGACGCCACCGCGCGTGGGCACGAGGAGCTCGGGCTCGCGAACCCGAAGGCCGGCGCGTTCGTCGTCGAGGTCACGCGGTCTGCACGTGGCAGCACGCGCCCCGCTTCGGGCACCGTCAAGGTCACCTCGTCGGGTGTCACGAAGACCGTTCCGTTCACGCTCACGGGCGATCGGGTCGTCGTGGGGCGCGTCGAGGCCCACTACGAGGAGACCCTCGTGTCCGAGAGCGGTGACCGCAGCGTTCCTCCCCCGGGCCTTCGCCCCTTCGACGCGCAGGCGGCCCGGACCGCCCTCGCGGCGGTGTCGGTCGAGTCCTGCGGTCGGCCAGGTGGGCCGACGGGCGCGGGCCACGTGTCGGTCACCTTCGGTCCGACCGGCTTCGTGACGTCGGCCGTGGTCGACGGAGGCCCGTTCAACGCGACGCCCACGGGCGCATGCATCGCCGCGCGCTTCCGGGCCGTTAGAATCCCCCCGTACGCAGGGGCGGTCGTCTCCGTGGGGCGCACGTTCGTGCTTCGTTCCCACGACCCGATCGTCCCGTTTTGAGCAGGTCCGGGGCGCCGGCTCGCCTTCGTTCGCGTTAGTAGGAGCAGGTCGAGAGGGCGATGACGGCGGCGACCCTCGCCCTCACCACCTCGAACTCGCGGAGGGCGAGCGAGATCTCGGCCTGGCGCAAGGTCGTCGCGGCCGCCACGAGCTCGAGGCTCGTCCCGCGACCTTCTTGGTAGGCCGTACGGACGAGGCGGTCGGTCTCTTTGGCGAGATCCCGGGCCTTCTCGGCGACGAGGCGGCTCTGGTTCGTCACGTCGACTGCGCGCCTCGCTTGCGTGACCTCGATCGTGGCCGTCCGCTTCACTTGCTCGAGGCGCTGGGCCGCGCGCGCGATCTCGACGTCGGCCGTGCGCATGTTGGCGTAGCGAGCACCGCCATCCCAGATGGGGATCTGGAGCACCCCTTGAATGTTCCACGTCGTGTTCGGGGCCGCCCCCGTGTCGATGCTCGTCGTCGCGAGCGTGCTCTGGAAGGTCACGGTGGGGAGGTACTGCCGTTTGACGTCGCCCGTGCCCCTCTCGGCCACGGCGATCTGGGCCGCCGCGGAGGCGACGTCTGGACGATTCTCGAGTTTTTCCGAAGGTTTGCACGTTGCCATCGCCGCCTGTTCGAGGCCATCGATGCGCACGTTGGGGGCGACGCCCACGGCCTCCGGGATGCCGAGCGCGAGCCCGAGGGCCTCGCGGCTCTGACGGAGCGACTCGTCTCCCGTGACGAGGCTCGCGCGGGCGGTCTCGACGTCTTGTTTGGCGCGGACCACGTCGAGGCCGGTGGCAGCGCCGAGCTGCGCGCGCCGCTCGGTGAGCTCGAGGCGCTCGAGGGCGTTGCGGAGCCCGACGCGGTTGAGCTCGGAGATGCGTTCGGCCGTGACGACGGCGACGAGGCCGTTGGCCACGCGGAGCGCGATCTGGCGTTTCACGTCGGCGACGTTGAGCTGAGCGACCTCCTCCTGCTTTTTCGCCGTTCCGAGGGCGTACCACGGGCGGGTGGCGATGACCGGAGCGACGAGCGAGAGGTTGGCGTTGGCCGCCTGAGGGAAGGGGACCTCTACCTCTCGGAAGACCGGACGCGTCGTCCCGTCGGGGTTCTGCGCGACTCCCGCGACCTGGCTCGACGTGTTGGTGATGAGCTGCCGTGTCAGCGAGCCGGTCGCGTTCAGGCTGGGGAGCGCGCCAGCGAGGGCTTGGCGCCACTGGGCCTCGGCGCGTTGGATCTCGACCTCCGCGGTTCGCAGCTCCGTCGACCGCGACTTGATGAAGGTGAGCGCCTCCTCCCACCGCTGGATTCTCCGGGCGGGGAGGGGCACGGGGGTGAGCATCGGGTCGCTCACCTCGGGCATCTTGGCCGGCCCTTCGGGGCCCGTTCGCGGGGGCGGGGCCTCGTCGGCACGAGCGCTGGTCGTTGCGGAGGAGGCCACGGCGAGCGTGGCGGCGAGCGTGGCGAGGGCGATAACGCGCATCGGCCTCCGTGGTTAGCACGAGCGCGCGCCCCACCGAAGGGATGCGTCAGGTCGCGTATCGGCCGTCGCCTCGGACGATCGACAGCTCGGCGCGGAGCTCGGCGAAGCACCCGCGCATCTCGGCTACCCGCACTCGAAACGGCGCGGCGACCTCGGCGTGGGTCAGCGGGACCTCGTCGACGAAGACGATCGCGTAGGCGATCGCCGCGGCGATCGTGTCGACCGAGCTCGCGTGGCTCGCCGAGAACCGAGCTCGGGTCGCGTCCACCGCGAGGTCGAGCGCGCGGTCGCGTTGGTCCCCGGTGAGCGGGAGATGCGAGAGACCGCGCCTCAGGGCTCGCTCGATGGCAGGCCGCGTGGCTCCGGCCGGCGGAGCACGACGGCTCTTCGGTGCGTGCTCCCGAAGGAGCGGACGGAACGCGGGGACCTCGGGCCGCTTGGCCCCTCCCTCGAGGCCGGCCTCCACCCAGGTCGCGAGGGCGCGAAGCTCCCGAGAAGGTTTGCCGGCCGATCGTCGCAGCACGCGCGCGGCGTCTTTCCAGCGGCCCACGCGGCCGAGGGCGTGCGCGTACGACGCGACCACGAGCACGTCGGTCTTGGCCCACTGGTACGCTCTCCCGAGCCACACGACGGCCGCGTCGGGGGTGTGCAGCGCGACGTCGAGCAGATGTCCCAGGTTGTGGGCGTAGGAGGCGTTCTTCGGAGACAGCTCGAGGGCCCGCTCGTACGCGCGCCGCGCGAACCGGAAGTTCTCGAGGAGCGATTGCGTGAGCCCGAGGGCCGCCCACGCTCGGTGGTTTTCGGGGTGGGAGCGAACGACCCTCCGCGCGTAGAGCGCCGCCCGCCAAGGGTCGACCTCTGCGAGCAGCTCGGCGAGGAGCTGATGGGCGAACGCGGCGTCGTCGCTCGAGGGTGGAGACACCCGCGAGAGCTCGTGCAGGAGGGGGAGGAGCCCGCGTGGGTCGAGCGAAACCCTGAGGGCCGCCTCGACGCGACGGCGGAGCCGCTGGAGGCGATCCGAAGCGCTCTTGTGTCCGGCGACCTTCATGGCTCGATTTGGT from Myxococcales bacterium carries:
- a CDS encoding TolC family protein, which encodes MRVIALATLAATLAVASSATTSARADEAPPPRTGPEGPAKMPEVSDPMLTPVPLPARRIQRWEEALTFIKSRSTELRTAEVEIQRAEAQWRQALAGALPSLNATGSLTRQLITNTSSQVAGVAQNPDGTTRPVFREVEVPFPQAANANLSLVAPVIATRPWYALGTAKKQEEVAQLNVADVKRQIALRVANGLVAVVTAERISELNRVGLRNALERLELTERRAQLGAATGLDVVRAKQDVETARASLVTGDESLRQSREALGLALGIPEAVGVAPNVRIDGLEQAAMATCKPSEKLENRPDVASAAAQIAVAERGTGDVKRQYLPTVTFQSTLATTSIDTGAAPNTTWNIQGVLQIPIWDGGARYANMRTADVEIARAAQRLEQVKRTATIEVTQARRAVDVTNQSRLVAEKARDLAKETDRLVRTAYQEGRGTSLELVAAATTLRQAEISLALREFEVVRARVAAVIALSTCSY
- a CDS encoding DUF433 domain-containing protein yields the protein MSGLPPVRVMHPHIELKAEDGAPFVRGTRIAVRRLYAWHKGGTSVETLLRRYPTLGPARLFDALAFAYDNLDLVEADLARERSLLAETDPDRPPAPMKQAKLPF
- a CDS encoding FecR domain-containing protein produces the protein MTTAPTSTPEPTPSSLEVAPVLGRRSKMFGVFAVLGALLGGAAGVRLADRASHPSAKASAELSAEVLAVKRASADKSSGLTVVEPGQSARTVDASGPLAKGSVVRTDARTRARLRLSDGSELVLDRSSELAIEGGPRSVRLTEGSVLVEAAHVEGAPPLRLLGPHGTVSVIGTRLVLTSTAERANVEVLRGEVDVDAPMGRSKVLAGQEAVLVKGQRPEVVPATDMARRSAFGEAFLTHNEDTEGDVAGLGELRAKKPGKTEEKDRAVRLARHDVKVRVAGAVARTEIEEVFTNDTDDELEGLYRFPLPPSAQIEKLALDVDGKLVDGEFVDASRAQAIWRGVIHNAAPTAPKPREEWVWVPGPWRDPALLEWKRGGRFELKIFPIPKRGSRRVVIAYTEAVAPSSGVRRYTYPLPHGTASDMPPFAMHVDAKVVGFEGADGVRARGYELTRGGGATEVTLTMDDAAFRPSGDLVLEYTTADKASPMSSYAFRSPAHDGKPGDTYAAFALRPSLPKWSDVRPRDQVVVIDSGRAMFGERFLRARRLAVQMIQEMDRRDRVTVLACDLRCKPLASGFVGPGAAAAHDVDAFLSAITPDGASDLVGAVGAAARVDGHDGARDLRVTVLSTGNATAGHKALSRVAAEVRDRIGAGAHTQVSAVPIGGDSDTAFLSELTKGGGGVVVPYQPGETLASAALAVLNASYGTVLRDPVLVLPEGLVEAAPAVLPPLRAGGEALLAAKMLRERVDGDVILRGTVGGEPFEQKIPVSLVATDAPGNAFVPRVYAQYRIADRELQPGDAARAEAVDLSKRFAVPSRFTSLLVLESEAMFQAFGVGRTKRTEASFTGDDVARGDVAQPLARESDKDESGLGGALALADSEPSSKAKESRAAAPAARPAPTQAAQEVAPQGGSGVGRPRGPVPFEPEKKAAAPRDDWGGGFGRRGGGEWMRRVWRRVAVVHEGAGSPVPAEKVSAARAALAAAPDERNRHRELAKLLAQTNDLDELDAVLTKWNERDPLDADAIAWRADLVARRGDRAGAMRILTGALSSPTLSSKDAAKLARASAEAYERTGDLASACALRVTVSDLLPEDVDAAGRAMRCEEANGRPKSSERIRIPFAVKPREGALASVLTRLAQEKNEPPHGDVVVSATWEGGEDLDLAIVDPSGGRASVVTRLPGLHVADATARGHEELGLANPKAGAFVVEVTRSARGSTRPASGTVKVTSSGVTKTVPFTLTGDRVVVGRVEAHYEETLVSESGDRSVPPPGLRPFDAQAARTALAAVSVESCGRPGGPTGAGHVSVTFGPTGFVTSAVVDGGPFNATPTGACIAARFRAVRIPPYAGAVVSVGRTFVLRSHDPIVPF
- a CDS encoding stress-induced protein; the encoded protein is MDPAKVSEIARKGGKAAHAAGTAHEFTPEEARVAGKKGGLAPHSRRGTQKAPPSEKPGPGI